The Mycolicibacterium aurum genome segment GCCGAATCAACGTTCCGGCATTCGGTGGCAGCGAACCGTTGCCGATCGCGCTCGCGACGTGCTCGATGAGCTGCTGCTTGACGATGCGGCGGGCCAGTGCGCGGCCGGCCAGATCCTGGATGCGGGGATCGTCGCCCTGCCCGGTGGCCTCTGCGAGCGTTACGTGGTCCGGCGGCATCTCGCTGGCGTTCTCGGCACCGGTGCCGCTGGCGAACTCCGACCCGCCGCCGACGGCGCGCCGTTCGTGAAAGAGCTGCCGGGATGCGACTTCCCACCCGCCGTTGACCTCGCCGACCACCGCGTCGTCGCCGAGCACCAGGCCGTCGAAGAACTCCTCGCAGAACTCCTCGTTGCCGTTGACCTCCTTGATGCGCCGCATCGTGATTCCCGGTGCGTTGAGTGGCACCAGGAACATGGTCAGGCCCTCGTGCTTGGGCACGGTCCAGTCGGTGCGAGCCAGAAGCAGGCCGTAGTCGCCGGCGAACGCGCTGGTGCTCCAGGTTTTGGCGCCGTTGACGATCCAGGTGCCGTCCCGCCGGTCGGCCCGGGTGATGACCCCGGCGAGATCGGATCCGCCGCTGGGTTCGCTCAGTAGCTGTACGAGGATCTCCTCACCGCGTACGGCGGCCGAAATGCGTTCGCGCTTCTGCTCTTCGCTGCCCATGTCGAGAATCGTCGCGGCACAGATCGTGAACGTCGGGACGTTGAGGATCAGCGGCATCTCGTAGTGGCGGCACTCGGCGTCGAACGCCTTCTGGTAGCTGTAGTCGAGGCCGAGGCCGCCGTACTCCCGCGGAAAGCAGATTCCGGCGAACCCACCCTGGTACAGCCGCTGCTGCAACTCCTTGGCTCTGTCCCAGGAGGCCTGCTCGGCCCGCACCGAGCATGGGGGATGGGCGGGGTCGATCCGGGGCATGTTCGCGGCCAACCATGCTCGGGCACGGTCGGCGAAATCTGCCACGGATTCCGCCGTGTCGGTGGATGCCACGGTGTCGGTCACGCTGTCGCCTCCGTCTTCCTGCTCAACGAGTACACGATTCGGTGGTGGTCCTCGGGCGAGCCGAACATCGCCCGGTACAGCGCGACCCGGCGAAGGTACAGATGCAGGTCGTGCTCCCATGTGACGCCGATTCCGCCGTGCAGCTGCACGCAGTCCTGCAGGATCACCGGGGCGCGTTCGGCCACATAGGCTTTCGCGACGCTGGCCAGCAGGTTGGCCGCCGGGGAGCGCTCGGCGACCGCCCTGACGGCGCCGGCGGTGGTGGCGCGGGCGGCCTCGAACCACAGCTTCATATCCGCGGCTCGGTGCTTGAGCGCCTGGTACGACGACAGCGGTCGCCCGAAGCTGTGCCGGTCGGCGAGCCACTGGCTGGTCATCGTCAGGACCGACTCCAGGATTCCGACGAGTTCGGCGCACTGCAGCATCAGGGCGATCTGGTGCTGACGACCGACGAGTTCGGGCGTCTGCGCGGCGCCGCCCACCGCGGCCGATTCGCCCACCTGGACACCGTCGAATTGCACACGGGCATAACGCTTGACCATGTCCACCGACTTCTGCGGGGAGATTGTCACCCCAGGGGCGTCGGTGGGAACCAGGAACTGCCGGACGGCGCCGTCACACGCGGCGGTGACCAGGACGACGTCGCATTCCGCGCCCGCCTCCACCCGGTCCTTGGCCCCG includes the following:
- a CDS encoding acyl-CoA dehydrogenase family protein, with product MTDTVASTDTAESVADFADRARAWLAANMPRIDPAHPPCSVRAEQASWDRAKELQQRLYQGGFAGICFPREYGGLGLDYSYQKAFDAECRHYEMPLILNVPTFTICAATILDMGSEEQKRERISAAVRGEEILVQLLSEPSGGSDLAGVITRADRRDGTWIVNGAKTWSTSAFAGDYGLLLARTDWTVPKHEGLTMFLVPLNAPGITMRRIKEVNGNEEFCEEFFDGLVLGDDAVVGEVNGGWEVASRQLFHERRAVGGGSEFASGTGAENASEMPPDHVTLAEATGQGDDPRIQDLAGRALARRIVKQQLIEHVASAIGNGSLPPNAGTLIRLFHAETTELEIDTALAIAGTAGVVDEGSADDPAASDLLDIGVRYLSRQTGSLGGGTSEMARNVIAERILGFPREPAADRGVPFNQVKRNKT
- a CDS encoding acyl-CoA dehydrogenase family protein, with the protein product MTDVANPEQLLFATTTQTFLDKQASLTHVRGLHASGVSFQHEWWLRAAELGWTSLLVPEELGGGSVSGNGVADLALVAEQIGHTVAPGPLHPVSVVLAGLVEAPGGHEETIDALVSGAIVASWAVYEPTRPFAPLAAGATATTATRTDSGFRIDGAKDRVEAGAECDVVLVTAACDGAVRQFLVPTDAPGVTISPQKSVDMVKRYARVQFDGVQVGESAAVGGAAQTPELVGRQHQIALMLQCAELVGILESVLTMTSQWLADRHSFGRPLSSYQALKHRAADMKLWFEAARATTAGAVRAVAERSPAANLLASVAKAYVAERAPVILQDCVQLHGGIGVTWEHDLHLYLRRVALYRAMFGSPEDHHRIVYSLSRKTEATA